In Streptomyces sp. NBC_01381, a genomic segment contains:
- a CDS encoding ABC transporter ATP-binding protein has protein sequence MAETTIAPRTETAPAHAPAPTVIADQVDIVYRVHGGATTGRGSATAALGRILKRGESPGVRKVHAVKKVSFTAYKGEAIGLIGTNGSGKSTLLKAVAGLLPVESGRIFTDGQPSLLGVNAALMNDLTGERNVMLGGLAMGMSREQIQERYQDIVDFSGINEKGDFITLPMRTYSSGMAARLRFSIGSAKDHDVLLIDEALATGDRSFQKRSEARIRELRKRAGTVFLVSHNNKSIRDTCERVLWLEHGELRMDGPTEDVLKEYERFTGGKK, from the coding sequence GTGGCTGAGACGACGATCGCACCCCGCACTGAAACCGCACCCGCCCACGCCCCCGCACCCACCGTCATCGCCGACCAGGTGGACATCGTCTACCGCGTCCACGGCGGCGCCACGACGGGCCGCGGCAGCGCGACCGCCGCGCTCGGCCGCATCCTGAAGCGGGGCGAGTCCCCCGGCGTACGCAAGGTGCACGCCGTCAAGAAGGTCTCCTTCACCGCGTACAAGGGCGAGGCCATCGGCCTGATCGGCACGAACGGCTCGGGCAAGTCAACGCTTCTGAAGGCGGTCGCCGGGCTTCTCCCCGTCGAGAGCGGCCGCATCTTCACCGACGGCCAGCCCTCCCTGCTCGGCGTCAACGCGGCCCTGATGAACGACCTGACCGGCGAGCGCAACGTCATGCTCGGCGGCCTGGCGATGGGCATGTCCCGCGAGCAGATCCAGGAGCGCTACCAGGACATCGTCGACTTCTCCGGCATCAACGAGAAGGGCGACTTCATCACGCTGCCCATGCGGACGTACTCATCGGGCATGGCGGCCAGGCTCCGCTTCTCCATCGGCTCCGCCAAGGACCACGACGTCCTGCTCATCGACGAGGCCCTGGCGACCGGCGACCGCTCCTTCCAGAAGCGCTCGGAGGCCCGCATCCGCGAGCTGCGCAAGCGCGCGGGCACGGTCTTCCTGGTCAGCCACAACAACAAGTCGATCCGTGACACCTGCGAGCGCGTGCTCTGGCTGGAGCACGGCGAGCTGCGGATGGACGGCCCGACCGAGGACGTCCTCAAGGAGTACGAGCGGTTCACGGGCGGCAAGAAGTAA
- a CDS encoding ABC transporter permease has protein sequence MSQVLDAPPRTAAAAPDPAELAARHGLTVSGARPTLPAYVRQLWQRRHFITAFATAKLTAQYSQAKLGQVWQVMTPLLNAAVYYFIFGVLMDTKHDVDDYVPFLVTGVFIFTFTQSSVMAGTKAISGSLGLVRALHFPRAALPISYCLQQLQQLLFSMAALVVILLCFGVPPTASWLLVIPVLILQFTFNTGLALVMARLGSKTPDIAQLMPFVLRTWMYASGVMWSIDTVLKGKDLPHFVKVLLECNPAAVYIDLMRFALIDTFQHEQLPQHVWAWAIGWALLAGVGGFIYFWKAEETYGRG, from the coding sequence GTGAGTCAGGTCCTCGACGCACCACCCCGCACGGCGGCCGCGGCCCCCGACCCGGCCGAGCTTGCCGCCCGGCACGGCCTGACCGTCAGCGGCGCCCGCCCCACGCTCCCGGCGTACGTCCGTCAGCTCTGGCAGCGCCGCCACTTCATCACCGCCTTCGCGACGGCCAAGCTGACCGCGCAGTACAGCCAGGCGAAGCTCGGCCAGGTCTGGCAGGTGATGACCCCGCTCCTGAACGCGGCGGTCTACTACTTCATCTTCGGCGTGCTGATGGACACCAAGCACGACGTCGACGACTACGTCCCGTTCCTGGTCACCGGCGTCTTCATCTTCACGTTCACGCAGAGCTCGGTGATGGCCGGCACCAAGGCCATCTCCGGCAGCCTCGGCCTGGTGCGCGCCCTGCACTTCCCACGGGCCGCGCTGCCGATCTCGTACTGCCTGCAACAGCTCCAGCAGCTGCTCTTCTCCATGGCCGCACTGGTGGTGATCCTGCTCTGCTTCGGCGTACCGCCCACCGCGTCCTGGCTCCTGGTGATCCCGGTCCTGATCCTGCAGTTCACCTTCAACACGGGCCTGGCCCTGGTGATGGCCCGCCTCGGCAGCAAGACGCCGGACATCGCCCAGCTGATGCCGTTCGTGCTGCGTACGTGGATGTACGCGTCCGGCGTGATGTGGAGCATCGACACGGTCCTCAAGGGCAAGGACCTGCCGCACTTCGTGAAGGTCCTCCTGGAGTGCAACCCCGCCGCGGTCTACATCGACCTGATGCGCTTCGCGCTGATCGACACCTTCCAGCACGAGCAGCTCCCGCAGCACGTCTGGGCCTGGGCCATCGGGTGGGCGCTGCTCGCCGGAGTCGGCGGATTCATCTACTTCTGGAAGGCAGAGGAGACGTACGGCCGTGGCTGA